Within the Scyliorhinus canicula chromosome 6, sScyCan1.1, whole genome shotgun sequence genome, the region AAAATGAAAATTCATTAGATGCAGTTCAGGGAAGCTTTACTGGACTAATAACAGGAATGAGTgggtgtctgatgaggaaagCTTTGAGTTGTTAGGTTTCTacccattagagtttagaagagtaagagccgCCTTGATCAAATCTTTTTAAGATCCAGAGGTTTGTTGACAGAGTGGATATAgagaggacgtttcctcttgtcagagaatttgGATCTCGGGTTACTGTTTAAATCTAAGGTGTAGCTCATTTGGATTTGAGTCTTTCAACTCTCATCCTCTAAATGCAATAGAGGTGGTCTTTTAAGGCTGAGCTGGATACATCCTTGATTTTCAAGGGGAATGGCAAGAATGTAGGGTCAGGTTCAAATCAGTTGATCCATGATTCACTGGAAGGATGGAACAGTCCGACTCACTTATTTTCAAACATTGGCCTCTAGttgcagattctcccacaagaggaaacatcctttccaaatCCACCCAgtaaatacccctcaggatcttaaaataTTCCATCAAGTCGTCCTTCAGTCTTTGAAACTCTACTGGATGCAAACCTAACTTCGCCCAGTTTTCCTCATCAGACAATTCGCCCAGTCCTTTTATTCTGCCAGTGAAATGTCTCCAAACTGTTTCTGATGCATTTGCATCGTCCCTCAGATAATGAGACCAATGCCATCCAGCCCAGAGGTGTCCTGCATGACTGGGAGGgacaggcagagggagggagagagggagggagaaatggaCGGAGGGACAGACggagggtggaatgggcagaAAGAGGGAGGGGCGGAAGGATGAATAGATGGACGGACAGACGGGTGGGAAGAAGGACGGAGACAAAAAAATTAAAGTAATATTTTGCCcaagcaagctttattcagtttcaCACTTTTGTCTTTGTACGAACGATTTTTCTTGGATGTTGAGAAGGTATCAGGAGATGGGAATGGAGccagaggaggagttggggagaccGTGTTCGCTGTTTTACCTCCTGTCCGTTTGGGGAGTTTTCTGATTATCCTCCTGGCCCCATTATGCACACTATCCCAAAGATCATCTCTCATCCTTTGTTTCTGCTTCCTCGCCCCCCTGGATACTCCTGTTAACGTATAACCGCGAATCCACATGTCATCTGTCGCCATCGTCCCTCTGCCCTCTGCTGTCTGTGACTCTGCTGCAGGGTTACCGCAGGTGATCTGAAATCTTCCTTTGTGTTTGGACCACTGCTCAACACTGTGTCAGATCACTTTGGCTCCTTTATTTCAGGTCCCCTGAGTGTCTGACTTCCTCCGGACTCACTGCTGCTCGGTGTTTGACATACCTGCTGCTAATCTACTGATCCTCTGTCACTCTGTTCCTCTTCCCCTGAACACACTTTGATGTTTTTAATCCTACTGACCTTTTCTTTTAGTCCTTCAGCAGTCACCTCTTGCTCCACAACTCTGGATCTTTGAGCTGCTTTCCATTTTTGTctttattaattaatttaataattgatgcAAACGGATATTTCACCGCCTTCTTCAAACCCTCTCTGAATTTGGACTGAGTtgtcacataaataaatgtgtttgtgcagcaacttaaatTCCGCAGCATATAAGCGATGTTCTCAAAGGTATAAAAATCATCGTCATCTAATCCGCTTGCTGCatcaaaaatatataaaatgtacACCAACCACAGGAGTATGAAGCTGCCGGATATGCTGAAAAGTAAAACAATAGACTtctttctgctctccatctctgggtcatgGTGATTCTCTGTCTTGCTCTGACCCCTCAGTGTTTTACGAACTCGACTGGTCACTAAAATGTGATTGACTGTCAGAGCATTAAGCAACAGAATTAACCCGAATGGTATCAATGGGGTTAGTATCTTCTCAAACTTTCTAAAACCAATCCATCTCGGGTCAGTAAAATAGCTTGGTTTGTTAGAACAGTAGAATGGTACATTGTAGACGATATACTTGGGTTTAAATCTGAAATAGATGGGAATATTTTTTAAACAGAGCAAAATGCCGGTTGATGCCAGTATCACCGCCGCTGTTCTCTTGCTGCAATATTTCGATTTCAGCTTCAGCCAGCAAATGGCGACAAATCGATCAAAAGTGAAAGCGACGGTAAACCAAACAGAACAGTCTAGGGCCGCACGGTTCAGGACATGGAtaacactgcacacaggggtgaTTCTGAGGAGACTTATTGGAAAATAATAACTATTGATTCGGTTGAAAATAACCTCAGTGATAATGACCAGTAGATCCGCCATCGCCATTGCCACCAAGTATCGAGTGGTGCAGGTGGAGAGGCCAATATTTCCATGGGACAGGATCACGATTGCGACTCCGTTAACTGTATGGAAAGGGAAGCAAACTTCGTGACAAAAAACTCATTTTCTGAGTATACACAGCGTGGAATTTGATATTCAATAATGGTGAGTTATAAATGTCAGAGGTTAACAAATTTCAACCATGATTTCAGTTGGCATTCAAATTCACCTTTAAATCCCTCCCTCGACTCGGACACCAACCCCCAGATCAGTGGCAGTTCATCAGACAGAGAGATGACATTCATCTCGGATCATTGAGAGTGACAGTGGTACGTGGTAACAGATGCATTAGTTATTACACTTCGAAAGAAGTACGCCTGCAAACCTATCGCTGT harbors:
- the LOC119968007 gene encoding probable G-protein coupled receptor 139, giving the protein MHRPIQWVRKIFYPILAIVGVPVNGVAIVILSHGNIGLSTCTTRYLVAMAMADLLVIITEVIFNRINSYYFPISLLRITPVCSVIHVLNRAALDCSVWFTVAFTFDRFVAICWLKLKSKYCSKRTAAVILASTGILLCLKNIPIYFRFKPKYIVYNVPFYCSNKPSYFTDPRWIGFRKFEKILTPLIPFGLILLLNALTVNHILVTSRVRKTLRGQSKTENHHDPEMESRKKSIVLLFSISGSFILLWLVYILYIFDAASGLDDDDFYTFENIAYMLRNLSCCTNTFIYVTTQSKFREGLKKAVKYPFASIIKLINKDKNGKQLKDPELWSKR